The window TCCACGCGGGACAGATAGCCTTGTAGCTGCACCAGCCGCAGAGAGGGCCCGTCTTTACCGGGAACTCTTTCTGGGACGCTATGGTGTCGATCTTCCCAATAAGGGAGCTCCGGAGCTCTTCAATCTGGTCACCGGTGCGCTCTGATCGGAGCTCCTCGTCAAAGGCAAGATAATGCCAGACAAGGGCTACTTCCCGCACATGGGGGAAAAGCTTCCCGAGGGCAAGCTGGTAAATGGCAAGCTGGGTATCGCCGTCAAGCTGCTGCTGCGTCGGCATGGCAGAGCCGGTCTTGTAATCATGGATCTCCCAGCAGCAGTCAGAGATTTTGCTGAGCCTGTCTATCACGGCAGTGAAGGGGTAACGCCCCTCATCGTCAAGATTGAAATCAGCCTTGTATTCAAGTCCGATAGTGATGGCGCCGTGGAAAGGCTTATACCGCTCGTAATACCTCACGAGGCACTTCTCGCCCAGTGCCCGGTAATGATCGCTGGTGAGCTCACTGTCAGCAATGGTCACATTGTCGCTCCATGCCTCTTCCCAGCGCTTTCCATAATAAGCCAGGACCTCCTCGAGAGAGGGCGCCACAGATGATGCGACTCTCTTGTAAAGGAACTCAAGTGATTCATGGACCCTCGAGCCCATGAAGGCCTCGACACTCTCGAAATCCTGCCTGATCTTCTTTATGTAAGTGAAATGATACTTGGCAGGGCAGGTCTCAAAGGCCTGTATCCGGGAATAGGAAAAACGCTCCATGGAAGTCACTCCTCTTCTACCCCGGAAAGGGCGATTTTATTTCACAGGGGCTCTTACTTCTCTTCTTCTGTCGATTTAAAGGTCTTTTCCATAAGGTCGGCAACTTT is drawn from Candidatus Eremiobacterota bacterium and contains these coding sequences:
- a CDS encoding PD-(D/E)XK nuclease family protein, which codes for MERFSYSRIQAFETCPAKYHFTYIKKIRQDFESVEAFMGSRVHESLEFLYKRVASSVAPSLEEVLAYYGKRWEEAWSDNVTIADSELTSDHYRALGEKCLVRYYERYKPFHGAITIGLEYKADFNLDDEGRYPFTAVIDRLSKISDCCWEIHDYKTGSAMPTQQQLDGDTQLAIYQLALGKLFPHVREVALVWHYLAFDEELRSERTGDQIEELRSSLIGKIDTIASQKEFPVKTGPLCGWCSYKAICPAWRHEAALAAMSDEEKGSEPGLLLVDRYAAVSEELDKLEREKELLSKAIIEYADGEGLENLSGTRHRIRVWWYDQTSLPPWNDPRRADVEAILKAHGLWDSYSSLAHVKLSKALEEKKVPGEVLEALAPYVTRERSAKLYTKKK